Proteins found in one Paenibacillus sp. FSL R10-2782 genomic segment:
- a CDS encoding ABC transporter ATP-binding protein — protein sequence MDKNEHTVDSQHMKTKQRGPMGGGPAGGMGAGEKANDFKKTISQLLSYIKAYVPMIILSMLLALVGSAFNVIGPGKLSDIANLIQEGIVTGVDVSAVQKIVLVLVLLYGFGLIFNYFQGFITATVSQRLTKKMRTELSRKINHMPLKYFDATSYGNVLSRVTNDVDTIGQTLNNSLGTLVSALATFVGALIMMLYTNWIMTFTGIVATLIGFSLMTVIMKHSQKYFVAQQAELGQINGHIEETYAGHNVVKVYNGEKAAKEEFHGINSRLYTNAWKSQFMSGLMMPVMMFIGNFGYVAVCVVGALLVNQHAITIGTIVAFMVYIRLFTQPLSQLAQAATNLQSAAAASERVFEFLGEEELADESDKTKKLDNAKGDVEFKHVRFGYNQDRMIIKDFSMKAEAGQKIAIVGPTGAGKTTLVNLLMRFYELNDGEIYIDGTPISQLTRENIHELFCMVLQDTWLFEGTIRENIAFSKEHVTHEQVEAACRAVGLHSFLKTLPQGYDTVLDDKATLSAGQKQLITIARAMIEDAPMLILDEATSSVDTRTELLIQQAMDRLTVGKTSFVIAHRLSTIKNADLILVMKDGDIIETGNHEELLAKGSFYADLYNSQFEHAS from the coding sequence ATGGATAAGAATGAACACACCGTCGACAGCCAGCATATGAAAACGAAACAGCGAGGTCCCATGGGTGGAGGTCCTGCGGGGGGCATGGGTGCTGGTGAAAAAGCGAATGATTTTAAAAAGACCATCAGCCAGCTTTTATCCTACATTAAGGCCTATGTGCCCATGATTATACTCTCTATGTTGCTGGCCCTGGTCGGTTCCGCCTTCAACGTCATTGGTCCGGGTAAGCTCAGCGATATTGCCAACCTGATCCAGGAAGGAATCGTAACAGGGGTTGATGTGAGTGCTGTCCAGAAGATTGTTCTTGTATTGGTGCTTTTGTATGGTTTTGGTCTTATCTTTAACTATTTCCAAGGCTTCATTACGGCGACCGTGTCACAGCGTCTTACAAAGAAGATGCGGACAGAGCTGTCCCGAAAAATCAATCATATGCCTTTGAAGTATTTTGATGCTACGAGCTACGGTAATGTGCTCAGCCGTGTGACCAACGATGTCGATACCATCGGACAAACGTTAAACAACAGTCTCGGCACGCTTGTCAGCGCGCTGGCAACCTTCGTAGGCGCCTTGATTATGATGCTGTATACAAACTGGATCATGACCTTTACCGGGATTGTAGCTACGCTGATCGGTTTTTCCCTGATGACCGTGATTATGAAGCATTCACAGAAATATTTTGTAGCACAGCAAGCGGAACTTGGCCAGATCAACGGTCATATCGAAGAAACCTATGCCGGTCATAACGTAGTCAAGGTATATAACGGAGAAAAAGCAGCCAAGGAAGAGTTCCATGGCATTAACAGCCGCTTATATACAAATGCATGGAAGTCCCAGTTCATGTCAGGCCTGATGATGCCGGTTATGATGTTCATCGGGAATTTCGGGTATGTCGCAGTCTGTGTCGTGGGCGCTTTGCTGGTGAACCAACATGCTATAACGATCGGAACTATTGTGGCCTTCATGGTGTATATTCGTCTCTTTACACAGCCCTTGTCACAGCTGGCACAGGCCGCAACCAATCTGCAATCGGCGGCTGCCGCCAGTGAACGTGTATTCGAATTTCTGGGTGAAGAAGAATTGGCGGATGAGAGCGACAAGACCAAGAAGCTGGACAACGCCAAAGGGGATGTCGAATTCAAACATGTCCGTTTCGGTTATAACCAAGACCGTATGATTATCAAAGACTTCTCCATGAAAGCTGAAGCCGGTCAGAAAATTGCCATTGTGGGTCCGACAGGCGCCGGTAAGACGACGCTCGTGAATTTACTCATGCGGTTCTATGAGCTGAACGACGGAGAAATCTATATTGACGGAACCCCGATCAGCCAATTAACACGTGAGAATATTCATGAATTATTCTGTATGGTGCTGCAGGATACCTGGCTGTTTGAAGGAACGATCCGTGAGAATATCGCCTTTTCCAAAGAGCATGTTACCCATGAACAGGTAGAAGCCGCATGTAGAGCGGTGGGGCTACACAGCTTCCTTAAAACACTGCCGCAGGGCTATGATACGGTGCTGGACGACAAAGCCACTCTCTCTGCCGGTCAAAAGCAATTGATCACCATTGCAAGAGCCATGATTGAAGATGCACCCATGCTCATTCTAGATGAGGCCACAAGCTCGGTCGATACGCGTACGGAATTGCTGATTCAACAAGCGATGGACCGGCTTACCGTAGGGAAAACCTCCTTTGTGATTGCCCACCGCCTCTCAACGATCAAGAACGCCGATCTGATTCTAGTCATGAAGGACGGTGACATTATCGAAACAGGTAACCATGAGGAATTGCTGGCTAAAGGCAGCTTCTATGCCGATCTATACAACAGTCAGTTTGAACATGCATCCTAA
- a CDS encoding PLP-dependent aminotransferase family protein: MEYKFSGMARTQGSSIVRDILKLTQGTEVLSLAGGLPADVFFPVEAVAKAYERVFRLNGTTALQYGLTDGYIPLRERLTSMMASQGISVTRDNIIMTTGSQQTIDLVSRVLLDPQDTVLVESPTYLAALQVFKSYGANIVSVNTDSNGMQLDDLEAKLKEYQPKFVYVIPTFSNPAGSVWSMERRVGVVELCRKYGTLIFEDDPYGRLKFDEKLNFPTLLSIDQQQGEDSHVMYTSTFSKTVAPGVRSGWLVADQAIVNKVSKAKQSADLHSSSIDQCALNELLDFFDLDGHIRTVSSEYHSRMLRLTTLMKERQWEGITWNDALGGMFMWVTLPEGFRSDRLLELAIQEGVAFVPGQVFYADLSGSNHIRINFTHTDPSLLPEAVNRLDRALKMYTEERLEKSVR; encoded by the coding sequence TTGGAATACAAATTTTCGGGTATGGCTCGTACTCAGGGCTCGTCCATCGTTAGGGACATTTTGAAGCTGACACAGGGAACAGAAGTGTTATCCCTGGCAGGCGGTCTTCCGGCCGATGTCTTTTTTCCCGTCGAAGCTGTTGCTAAAGCCTATGAGCGGGTATTCCGTCTCAACGGTACTACCGCGCTTCAATACGGTCTAACCGATGGATATATTCCTTTACGGGAACGTCTTACATCCATGATGGCATCCCAAGGCATCTCCGTCACCAGAGATAACATCATCATGACGACGGGCTCACAGCAGACTATCGATCTGGTTTCGCGTGTACTGCTCGATCCGCAGGATACTGTATTGGTGGAGTCCCCTACTTATTTGGCAGCTCTTCAGGTGTTTAAGTCCTATGGTGCCAACATTGTAAGTGTAAATACAGACTCCAACGGTATGCAATTAGATGATCTAGAAGCGAAGCTCAAGGAATATCAGCCTAAATTCGTGTATGTCATCCCAACTTTCTCCAATCCAGCGGGGAGTGTATGGAGCATGGAACGCAGAGTAGGCGTTGTTGAGCTATGCCGTAAATACGGAACTTTAATTTTTGAGGATGATCCTTACGGACGTCTCAAATTTGACGAAAAACTTAACTTCCCAACCCTTTTATCCATTGACCAGCAGCAAGGTGAAGATAGTCATGTCATGTACACCTCAACGTTCTCCAAGACCGTTGCTCCTGGTGTTCGTTCTGGATGGCTGGTTGCTGATCAAGCGATTGTCAATAAAGTCTCGAAGGCTAAACAATCTGCTGATCTGCACTCCAGCAGTATCGATCAATGCGCTTTAAATGAGCTCTTGGACTTTTTTGATTTGGATGGACATATTCGTACCGTATCCAGCGAATATCACTCTCGTATGCTACGCCTCACAACGCTGATGAAAGAACGTCAATGGGAAGGTATTACTTGGAATGATGCACTTGGCGGAATGTTTATGTGGGTCACTTTACCCGAAGGCTTCCGTTCCGATCGTTTGCTGGAACTGGCCATTCAGGAAGGCGTCGCATTTGTGCCAGGACAAGTATTTTATGCTGATCTGAGCGGCAGCAACCATATACGGATCAACTTTACGCATACCGATCCTTCACTGCTTCCTGAAGCGGTTAACCGTTTGGATCGCGCATTGAAGATGTATACAGAGGAAAGATTGGAAAAAAGCGTGCGCTGA